In Sphingobium sp. Z007, one DNA window encodes the following:
- a CDS encoding potassium-transporting ATPase subunit F: MTLDLWLAAIAALGLLGYLAAVLARPERF, from the coding sequence ATGACCCTCGACCTTTGGCTGGCGGCGATCGCCGCGCTCGGCCTTCTTGGCTACCTCGCCGCCGTGCTCGCACGGCCCGAACGCTTTTAG
- the kdpB gene encoding potassium-transporting ATPase subunit KdpB, with product MARTASKSLFTADLILPAIGDAFRKLAPSELIRNPVMFTTAIVAVLLTILLAVGQDSLALSFKLQLVVWLWLTVLFGTFAEALAEGRGKAQAASLRATKAELTAKRLKKDGETFDAVPASALRMGDVVLVETGDLIPSDGEVVAGVASVNEAAITGESAPVIREAGGDRSAVTAGTRVISDRIKVQVTVNPGQGFLDRMIALVEGAERQKTPNEIALTLLLVGLTIIFLIAVATIPSFATYAGGTIPVAVLAALFITLIPTTIAALLSAIGIAGMDRLVRFNVLAKSGRAVEAAGDIDVLLLDKTGTITVGDRQATEFRTVGGASQAQLAEAALLASLADETPEGRSIVLLARERFGQTAQALPEGAEVIPFTAQTRISGVETGGTRIIKGAVDSVLKALGSNGGKDADELRRITDEIARAGGTPLAVAQDDRLLGAIFLKDIVKAGIRERFGELRQMGIRTVMITGDNPLTAASIAAEAGVDDFLAQATPEDKLALIRKEQQGGRLVAMCGDGTNDAPALAQADVGVAMNTGTQAAREAGNMVDLDSDPTKLIEVVGLGKQLLMTRGALTTFSVANDVAKYFAIIPAMFVVLYPGLGVLNIMALGTAQSAILSAIIFNALIIPCLVPLALKGVTYRPIGAGPLLARNLAIYGLGGLIAPFAGIKLIDMVVNGLGLA from the coding sequence ATGGCACGCACAGCGTCCAAATCGCTCTTCACCGCCGACCTGATCCTGCCTGCGATCGGCGACGCGTTTCGCAAACTCGCCCCAAGCGAACTGATCCGTAATCCGGTGATGTTCACCACCGCCATCGTAGCGGTGCTGCTCACCATCCTGTTGGCAGTGGGGCAGGACAGCCTTGCCCTCAGCTTCAAGTTGCAACTGGTCGTCTGGCTGTGGCTGACCGTCTTGTTCGGCACCTTTGCCGAGGCTTTGGCCGAAGGACGCGGCAAGGCGCAGGCCGCCTCGCTGCGCGCCACCAAGGCGGAACTGACGGCCAAGCGGCTGAAGAAGGACGGCGAGACCTTTGACGCCGTCCCGGCGAGCGCGCTACGGATGGGAGATGTGGTGCTGGTCGAAACCGGCGACCTGATCCCGTCCGATGGCGAGGTCGTAGCGGGCGTCGCGTCGGTCAACGAAGCCGCCATCACCGGCGAATCCGCGCCGGTGATCCGCGAGGCGGGCGGCGACCGTTCTGCCGTGACGGCGGGCACCCGCGTCATTTCCGACCGGATCAAGGTGCAGGTGACGGTCAATCCGGGGCAGGGGTTCCTTGACCGCATGATCGCGCTGGTCGAGGGGGCCGAACGGCAGAAGACGCCCAATGAAATCGCGCTGACGCTGTTGCTGGTCGGCCTGACCATCATCTTCCTGATCGCTGTCGCGACCATCCCCAGCTTTGCCACCTATGCCGGCGGGACGATCCCGGTCGCGGTGCTGGCGGCGCTGTTCATCACCCTGATCCCCACCACCATCGCGGCGCTGCTGTCCGCCATCGGCATTGCCGGCATGGACCGGCTGGTGCGGTTCAACGTGCTGGCCAAGTCGGGCCGGGCGGTCGAAGCGGCGGGCGATATCGATGTGCTGCTGCTGGACAAGACCGGAACCATCACCGTGGGCGACCGGCAGGCGACGGAGTTTCGGACCGTAGGCGGCGCGAGCCAGGCGCAATTGGCCGAAGCCGCGCTGCTTGCCAGCTTGGCGGACGAGACACCCGAAGGTCGTTCGATCGTACTTCTGGCACGCGAGCGCTTTGGCCAGACGGCGCAGGCGCTGCCAGAGGGAGCGGAGGTCATCCCGTTCACCGCGCAGACCCGCATTTCCGGCGTCGAGACGGGCGGGACGCGGATCATCAAGGGCGCGGTGGATTCGGTGCTGAAGGCGCTTGGCTCCAACGGCGGCAAGGATGCGGACGAACTGCGTCGCATAACCGACGAGATCGCCCGCGCTGGCGGCACGCCGCTGGCCGTGGCGCAGGACGACCGGTTACTGGGCGCGATTTTCCTGAAGGATATCGTCAAGGCGGGCATCCGCGAACGGTTCGGCGAGTTGCGGCAGATGGGCATCCGCACGGTGATGATCACCGGCGACAATCCACTGACCGCCGCATCGATCGCGGCCGAAGCGGGGGTCGATGATTTCCTGGCGCAGGCGACGCCGGAGGACAAGCTGGCGCTGATCCGCAAGGAGCAGCAGGGCGGGCGGCTGGTCGCCATGTGCGGCGACGGCACCAATGACGCACCCGCGCTGGCGCAGGCCGATGTCGGCGTGGCGATGAACACCGGCACCCAGGCGGCGCGCGAAGCAGGCAATATGGTGGACCTGGACAGCGATCCGACCAAGCTGATCGAGGTCGTGGGTCTGGGCAAGCAATTGCTGATGACCCGCGGAGCGCTGACCACCTTTTCGGTCGCCAATGACGTCGCCAAATATTTCGCGATCATCCCGGCGATGTTCGTTGTGCTCTATCCGGGCTTGGGGGTGCTCAACATCATGGCGCTGGGCACGGCGCAGAGCGCTATCCTGTCCGCCATCATCTTCAATGCGCTCATCATCCCCTGCCTGGTGCCGTTGGCGCTCAAGGGCGTTACGTACCGGCCGATCGGCGCGGGGCCGCTGCTGGCGCGCAACCTCGCCATCTATGGCCTCGGCGGACTGATCGCGCCGTTCGCGGGGATTAAGCTGATCGACATGGTCGTCAACGGCCTTGGCCTCGCCTGA
- a CDS encoding PilZ domain-containing protein, protein MDSISYRARAERRRESRFASHVGAMMHWDGVSQPVTIRNISIYGALIAGPWLPTIGERVTLIADGLEVCGTVIWEGPDRCGLLLSHAIDPVAVIAESRVHTVDHPSITLRRIGPGSYA, encoded by the coding sequence ATGGACAGCATTTCCTATCGCGCGCGGGCCGAACGGCGCCGCGAAAGCCGCTTCGCCTCGCATGTCGGCGCGATGATGCACTGGGATGGCGTCAGTCAGCCTGTCACGATCCGCAATATCTCTATCTACGGCGCGCTGATCGCCGGGCCATGGCTACCCACGATTGGCGAGCGCGTGACGCTGATCGCCGACGGGCTGGAGGTGTGCGGCACCGTGATATGGGAGGGGCCAGACCGTTGCGGCCTGTTGCTGAGCCACGCGATCGATCCGGTGGCGGTCATCGCAGAATCGCGCGTTCATACAGTGGATCACCCGTCGATCACGCTTCGCCGCATCGGCCCCGGCAGCTACGCCTGA
- the kdpA gene encoding potassium-transporting ATPase subunit KdpA, giving the protein MTFQGWLLIAAFIGILLALTKPVGLWLFALYEGRRTPLHAVLGPVERGFYRLSGIDPTQEQGWRRYAVHMLLFNLLLALFTYAVLRLQGLLPLNPLGFAGTSEHLAFNTAISFTTNTNWQSYAGESTLSNLSQMLGLTIHNFLSAATGIALAFALFRGFARRSATTIGNFWADMTRVTLYLLLPLCILYALFLIASGVPQTLAGSVDVTTLEGVKQTLALGPVASQEAIKMLGTNGGGFFNANSAHPFENPNALTNFVQMLSIFVIGVGLTYTFGKAVGNVRQGWAILAAMLTIFVVGVTITYWQEAAGNPILHNLGVAGGNMEGKEVRFGIAASALFSVVTTAASCGAVNAMHDSFTALGGMIPLFNIQLGEVVVGGVGAGIYGFLLFAILAVFVAGLMVGRTPEYVGKKIESREVKLAVLAIAVLPLVILGMTAIASVTQAGLAGPLNKGPHGFSEILYAFTSAVGNNGSAFAGLTANTPFYNGMLGVAMWIGRFFIIIPMLAIAGSLAAKSYTPETAGSFPTTGPLWTGLLIGIVLVVGGLTFLPSLALGPVADHLAMIHGQTF; this is encoded by the coding sequence ATGACCTTCCAGGGATGGCTGCTGATCGCGGCCTTTATCGGCATATTGCTGGCGCTTACGAAGCCGGTCGGCCTATGGCTCTTCGCGCTGTACGAAGGGCGGCGCACGCCGCTGCATGCCGTGCTCGGCCCGGTCGAGCGGGGCTTCTATCGTCTTTCGGGGATCGACCCGACGCAGGAGCAGGGCTGGCGGCGCTATGCCGTGCACATGCTGCTCTTCAACCTTTTGCTGGCGCTCTTCACCTATGCGGTGCTGCGCTTGCAGGGGCTGTTGCCGCTTAATCCGCTGGGCTTCGCGGGCACGAGCGAACATCTGGCGTTCAACACCGCTATCAGCTTCACGACCAACACCAACTGGCAAAGCTATGCGGGCGAATCGACCCTGTCGAACCTGTCGCAGATGCTGGGCCTGACCATCCATAATTTCCTGTCGGCGGCGACCGGCATTGCGCTCGCCTTCGCGCTGTTCCGCGGCTTCGCCCGCCGAAGCGCGACGACGATCGGTAATTTCTGGGCCGACATGACGCGGGTGACGCTCTACCTGCTGCTGCCGCTGTGCATCCTCTACGCCCTGTTCCTGATCGCGAGCGGCGTGCCGCAGACGCTGGCCGGGTCAGTCGATGTGACGACGCTGGAGGGCGTGAAGCAAACGCTGGCGCTTGGCCCGGTGGCCAGCCAGGAAGCGATCAAGATGCTGGGCACCAATGGCGGCGGTTTCTTCAACGCCAACAGCGCGCATCCGTTTGAAAACCCCAATGCGCTGACCAACTTTGTGCAGATGCTGTCGATCTTCGTCATCGGCGTGGGCCTGACCTACACATTCGGCAAAGCGGTCGGCAATGTCCGGCAGGGCTGGGCGATTTTGGCGGCGATGCTGACCATCTTCGTGGTGGGCGTGACCATCACCTATTGGCAGGAAGCCGCGGGGAACCCGATCCTGCACAATCTGGGTGTCGCCGGCGGCAATATGGAGGGCAAGGAGGTCCGTTTCGGCATCGCCGCTTCCGCGCTCTTCTCAGTCGTCACCACGGCGGCGAGCTGCGGCGCGGTCAACGCCATGCATGACAGTTTTACCGCGCTGGGCGGTATGATCCCCCTGTTCAACATCCAACTGGGCGAAGTCGTCGTCGGCGGCGTGGGCGCGGGCATCTACGGCTTCCTGCTGTTCGCCATCCTCGCCGTGTTCGTCGCGGGGCTGATGGTCGGACGGACGCCGGAATATGTCGGCAAGAAGATCGAGTCGCGTGAGGTCAAACTCGCGGTGCTGGCCATCGCCGTGCTCCCGCTCGTGATCCTGGGGATGACCGCGATCGCCAGCGTCACGCAGGCGGGCCTGGCCGGGCCGCTCAACAAGGGGCCGCACGGATTTTCCGAAATCCTCTACGCCTTCACCAGCGCGGTCGGGAATAACGGGTCGGCCTTTGCAGGCCTGACCGCCAACACGCCCTTCTACAATGGCATGCTGGGCGTTGCGATGTGGATCGGCCGCTTCTTCATCATCATTCCGATGCTGGCGATTGCGGGCAGCCTTGCGGCGAAATCCTACACCCCTGAAACCGCTGGCAGCTTCCCCACCACCGGGCCGCTCTGGACCGGCCTGCTGATCGGCATCGTGCTGGTCGTGGGCGGCCTGACCTTCCTGCCTAGCCTCGCCCTTGGCCCCGTCGCCGATCATCTCGCGATGATCCACGGCCAGACTTTTTAA
- a CDS encoding RlpA-like double-psi beta-barrel domain-containing protein, with protein MLSNNKGLFVPAMMLALASGGALMAQPRNTDSAAMVGNTPAPLGPPYVVGGVTYTPTDPASYDEVGYAGVAEDGSDGGATATGEAFMPSAITAAHKTLPLPSYVEVTALDSGRTILVRVNDRGPMRNDQLIALSPGAAAQLGVAGMTPVRVRRVNPPEQERAALRSHAQAAERLETPAALLKVLRGKLGPAPSAAVPLARAPVADKPKPAPIKPVSASRPGADFDTAAPKPVAQPARAAAIPKPSPALPKTGAYVVQVGAFSSRARADALARSLGARVDPGGGIWRVRLGPYATQQAAQAGVRQAAAKGFENSRIMANDAR; from the coding sequence ATGCTGTCAAACAATAAGGGGCTGTTCGTCCCGGCCATGATGCTGGCGCTGGCGAGCGGCGGCGCGCTTATGGCGCAGCCGCGCAATACCGATTCGGCCGCCATGGTCGGCAATACGCCAGCGCCGCTGGGGCCGCCTTATGTGGTGGGCGGCGTGACGTACACGCCGACCGATCCCGCCTCTTACGACGAGGTGGGCTATGCTGGCGTGGCGGAGGATGGCAGCGATGGCGGCGCGACCGCGACAGGCGAAGCCTTCATGCCATCGGCCATCACCGCCGCGCACAAGACCTTGCCACTACCCAGCTATGTCGAGGTGACGGCGCTGGACAGCGGGCGGACGATCCTGGTGCGGGTCAATGATCGCGGGCCGATGCGGAACGACCAGCTGATCGCGCTGTCGCCGGGCGCGGCGGCGCAACTGGGCGTTGCCGGCATGACGCCGGTGCGGGTGCGCCGTGTCAATCCGCCTGAACAGGAACGGGCGGCGTTGCGCTCACATGCTCAGGCGGCCGAGCGGCTGGAAACACCCGCCGCCTTGCTCAAGGTGCTGCGTGGTAAGCTCGGTCCGGCACCGTCAGCCGCGGTGCCGCTTGCGCGCGCGCCGGTGGCCGACAAGCCCAAGCCAGCGCCGATCAAGCCGGTCAGCGCCAGCCGGCCTGGCGCGGATTTCGACACGGCCGCGCCCAAGCCGGTCGCGCAACCGGCCAGGGCGGCGGCTATTCCCAAGCCATCGCCTGCCCTGCCCAAGACCGGCGCTTATGTCGTGCAGGTCGGCGCTTTCTCCTCCCGGGCCCGCGCCGATGCTCTGGCCAGGAGCCTGGGCGCACGCGTCGATCCGGGCGGCGGGATATGGCGCGTGCGGCTTGGCCCCTATGCCACGCAGCAGGCGGCGCAGGCCGGTGTTCGGCAGGCCGCCGCCAAAGGCTTTGAGAATAGCCGCATCATGGCTAATGACGCGCGATAG
- the kdpC gene encoding potassium-transporting ATPase subunit KdpC, producing the protein MFTDLKSAIRPALVMTLLFALLLGIAYPLALTGVGQALFPAQANGSLVRDKDVVIGSTIVGQAFTSDRYFHSRPSAAGKGYDGLASSGSNLGPTSQALVDRVKTDIATYKTATPDRPVPSDLVTASASGLDPHIGPEAAFYQVDRVAKVRGMDPQRLRSLVADSVEQPLLGFLGEARVNLFELNRRLDMIDAKQAR; encoded by the coding sequence ATGTTTACCGACCTCAAATCCGCCATCCGTCCGGCGCTCGTCATGACGCTGCTGTTCGCGCTGCTGCTGGGCATCGCCTATCCGTTGGCGCTGACCGGGGTGGGGCAGGCGCTATTCCCCGCCCAAGCCAATGGCAGCCTGGTCCGCGACAAGGACGTGGTCATCGGTTCCACCATCGTTGGCCAGGCCTTCACATCGGACCGCTATTTCCACAGCCGCCCGTCGGCGGCGGGCAAGGGCTATGACGGCCTTGCCTCGTCCGGCTCCAATCTCGGCCCGACCAGCCAAGCGCTGGTCGACCGGGTGAAGACCGATATTGCAACCTATAAGACTGCCACACCCGATCGCCCCGTTCCGTCCGATCTGGTGACAGCCTCCGCCTCAGGGCTTGACCCCCATATCGGTCCTGAGGCGGCTTTTTATCAAGTCGATCGTGTCGCCAAGGTGCGCGGCATGGACCCGCAGCGGCTTCGATCGCTCGTGGCGGACAGCGTCGAGCAGCCTTTGCTCGGCTTCCTGGGCGAAGCGCGCGTCAACCTGTTCGAACTGAATCGACGGCTGGACATGATTGACGCTAAGCAGGCGCGGTGA
- a CDS encoding response regulator — translation MTTRHKVLIVDDELHIRRLIHSALARADYETVEAQDAREALDRLRDASPDIVILDLGLPDRDGLELVPLIKQRSDATLVVVSARDATEQKVAALDLGADDYLTKPFDTDELLARLRVALRNRLTKGGGVSAVKVGDVEIDLMTRMVRKGGQEVHLTPKEYGVLVQLAKFPGRVITHGQIMAQVWPREVEHHVEYLRVLVRTLRHKLEDDPQRPQIIGNEPGIGYRLRTDG, via the coding sequence ATGACAACCCGCCACAAAGTGCTGATCGTCGATGACGAACTGCATATCCGCCGCCTGATCCACAGCGCGCTGGCCCGCGCCGATTATGAGACGGTAGAGGCGCAGGATGCGCGCGAGGCGCTCGACCGACTGCGCGACGCATCGCCCGACATCGTCATCCTGGACCTGGGCCTGCCCGATCGCGACGGGCTGGAACTGGTGCCGCTCATCAAGCAGCGGTCGGATGCGACGTTGGTCGTCGTGTCCGCGCGCGACGCGACCGAACAGAAAGTGGCGGCGCTGGACCTGGGCGCCGACGATTATCTGACCAAGCCGTTCGACACCGACGAACTGCTGGCGCGGCTGCGCGTCGCGCTGCGCAACCGGCTGACCAAGGGCGGCGGCGTGTCGGCGGTCAAGGTCGGCGATGTGGAGATCGACCTAATGACCCGGATGGTGCGCAAGGGCGGCCAGGAGGTGCATCTGACGCCCAAGGAATATGGCGTGCTGGTCCAGTTGGCGAAATTCCCCGGCCGGGTCATCACCCATGGCCAGATCATGGCGCAGGTGTGGCCGCGCGAAGTGGAGCATCATGTCGAATATCTGCGCGTCCTGGTCCGCACGCTGCGTCACAAGCTGGAGGACGATCCGCAGCGGCCGCAGATTATCGGCAATGAGCCGGGCATCGGCTACAGATTGCGGACGGATGGGTAG
- a CDS encoding lytic transglycosylase domain-containing protein — protein sequence MRDSLRSPVLSLLLGLATVTAGSMVVGPAQAQDSEDFRAYLESLRPKARVMGIRDATLDSVFPTLTVNPRVVQLDQSQPGGGAYSPIPNFEPYRRQHVDAARISRGRIAYQANRSRLSRIEAETGVPEEIMVAIYGHETNYGSYTGDFDLIRSLATLAHEGRRRALFEPELLATLKMLDNGVPRSRLVGSWAGATGYPQFLPSVYLRIAKDGDGDGKADIWTSEADALASIANYFVQSGWRKGQPWGVAVNVPTSFNRAAVVAKTEPARCPRVFNRHSRWLTMAEWRKLGLFPASGVWPADTMLATLLEPDGPGKTAYLLTSNYRAILDYNCSNFYALSVGLLADAVKQ from the coding sequence ATGAGGGATTCTTTGCGTTCACCCGTCCTGTCTTTGTTGCTGGGCCTTGCCACCGTTACCGCTGGCAGCATGGTCGTTGGGCCGGCACAGGCGCAGGATAGTGAGGATTTCCGCGCCTATCTGGAAAGCCTGCGGCCCAAGGCGCGGGTCATGGGCATCCGCGACGCGACGCTGGACAGTGTTTTCCCGACGCTGACCGTCAATCCGCGCGTCGTTCAGCTCGACCAGAGCCAGCCGGGCGGCGGCGCCTACTCGCCCATTCCCAATTTCGAACCCTATCGCCGCCAGCATGTGGACGCCGCACGGATCAGCCGGGGGCGGATCGCCTACCAGGCCAATCGTTCGCGGCTGTCGCGGATCGAGGCGGAGACGGGTGTGCCGGAGGAAATCATGGTCGCCATCTACGGCCATGAAACCAATTATGGCAGCTATACCGGCGATTTCGACCTGATCCGGTCGCTCGCGACGCTGGCGCATGAAGGGCGGCGGCGCGCGCTGTTCGAGCCGGAATTGCTCGCCACGCTTAAGATGCTGGACAATGGCGTGCCGCGTAGCAGGCTCGTCGGGAGCTGGGCCGGGGCGACGGGCTATCCGCAATTCCTGCCGTCCGTCTATCTGCGCATCGCCAAGGATGGCGATGGCGACGGGAAGGCCGATATCTGGACCAGCGAGGCTGATGCGCTTGCTTCCATCGCCAATTATTTCGTGCAATCGGGATGGCGCAAGGGTCAGCCCTGGGGCGTGGCGGTCAACGTGCCGACGAGTTTCAACCGCGCCGCCGTGGTGGCCAAGACCGAACCGGCGCGCTGCCCGCGGGTGTTCAACCGACACAGCCGCTGGTTGACGATGGCGGAATGGCGCAAGCTGGGCCTGTTTCCCGCCAGTGGCGTGTGGCCGGCGGACACGATGCTGGCGACGCTGCTGGAACCCGATGGGCCGGGCAAGACCGCCTATCTGCTGACCAGCAATTACCGGGCGATCCTGGATTATAATTGTTCCAACTTCTATGCCTTGTCGGTGGGATTGCTGGCGGATGCTGTCAAACAATAA
- a CDS encoding sensor histidine kinase KdpD, whose amino-acid sequence MNETARPFSRLKADPEAFLRAAAQEGRGRLKIFLGSAPGVGKTYEMLTEGAQRAKAGIDVVVGVVETHGRRETEALVHGHELMPRRVVAHQNHDLTEMDIDAILARHPQLALVDELAHSNAPGSRHPKRYQDVEELLAAGIDVYSTLNIQHLESLNDVVASFTRVRVRETVPDSVLEDAEIEVIDLPPDELIERLKDGKVYIPQEASRALTHFFSKSNLTALRELALRRAAQAVDAQMLDYVRAHALAGSFAVGERVVVAVSEQPSAPGLVRAAKRLADALRAPWTAVHIETRRSASLSDAERQGLAETLALASRLGAATASIPARNVVEGLRRFAIDARATQIVIGKSTRSWWFELRHGSVVDRLVRDIGSVAVHVLPSDDDAPARVGSRMPSGGWGKPADYVATLLAVAAMTAIGRLLVQAIDLGNIALLYLVPVMFAAASYGLRAGLFGGLVSSLAYNFFFLPPTGTLTVSNPENVISILVLLGVAIVTAQFAAGVRAQADLAGESARQNAALAGFSRHLTVAASEEELMQGVCAEVARLLNVRTVLLTPSAVGPTLRAAFPPEDRMEQIEKAAAQWAMDNVQPAGRGSSTLTASDWLFHPLHTQRGVLGVLGIARDDAGLALRPDQMPLLISLLDQAAIALDRMALEEQMLDVRHVRERDRLRAALLSSVSHDLRTPLTTILSAAQELRRDHPLPLVDLIEGEAQRLNRFVANLLDMARVEAGALPMRIEATDLFDAVASAVQDTRQSLAGREVKVDIPPDIPLVRVDPVLLHHILLNLLDNAGRYGDSGTPVTIRGLRTADALLLSVIDQGPGIPPGAEDRLFDSFTRIEGTDRDKHGTGLGLAIVKGFAEAMSLTVRATNVDDPSGACFTLNIPDACIIKDPPSDDQP is encoded by the coding sequence GTGAACGAGACCGCGCGCCCATTCTCCCGGCTCAAGGCTGACCCCGAAGCCTTTCTGCGCGCCGCCGCGCAGGAAGGCCGCGGGCGTCTGAAAATCTTTCTGGGGTCGGCGCCGGGCGTCGGCAAGACCTATGAGATGCTGACGGAAGGCGCGCAACGCGCAAAGGCGGGCATCGACGTGGTGGTCGGCGTGGTCGAAACGCACGGCCGGCGCGAGACCGAAGCCCTGGTCCACGGCCATGAACTGATGCCGCGCCGGGTCGTCGCTCACCAAAATCACGATCTGACCGAGATGGACATCGACGCCATCCTTGCGCGGCATCCGCAACTGGCGCTGGTGGACGAACTGGCGCACAGCAATGCGCCGGGCAGCCGCCATCCCAAACGCTATCAGGATGTCGAGGAGCTGCTGGCGGCGGGAATCGACGTCTATTCGACGCTGAATATCCAGCATCTCGAAAGCCTGAACGATGTGGTCGCGTCTTTCACCCGTGTCCGAGTGCGGGAAACCGTGCCCGATTCGGTGCTGGAGGATGCGGAGATCGAGGTGATCGACCTGCCCCCCGATGAGCTGATCGAACGGCTCAAGGACGGCAAGGTCTATATCCCGCAGGAAGCGAGCCGGGCGCTTACCCATTTCTTTTCCAAGTCGAACCTGACGGCGCTGCGCGAACTGGCGCTGCGGCGCGCGGCGCAGGCGGTCGATGCGCAGATGCTGGACTATGTCCGCGCCCATGCGCTGGCCGGCAGCTTCGCGGTGGGGGAGCGCGTCGTGGTCGCCGTGAGCGAACAGCCGAGCGCGCCGGGCCTGGTGCGCGCGGCCAAGCGGCTGGCCGACGCGCTGCGCGCGCCCTGGACGGCGGTGCATATCGAAACCCGGCGCAGCGCCAGCCTGTCCGACGCGGAGCGGCAGGGACTAGCAGAAACGCTGGCGCTGGCGTCTCGCCTGGGCGCGGCGACGGCGAGCATTCCGGCGCGCAACGTCGTCGAAGGGCTGCGCCGTTTCGCGATCGACGCGCGCGCGACGCAGATCGTGATCGGGAAATCCACCCGGTCCTGGTGGTTCGAACTCCGGCACGGATCGGTGGTTGACCGGCTGGTGCGCGACATCGGGTCCGTCGCAGTGCATGTCCTGCCATCGGACGACGACGCGCCAGCGCGGGTCGGGTCCAGGATGCCGTCGGGCGGTTGGGGCAAGCCTGCGGATTATGTCGCGACTCTGCTGGCGGTCGCGGCGATGACGGCAATCGGCCGGCTGTTGGTCCAAGCGATCGACCTGGGCAATATCGCCTTGCTCTACCTCGTCCCCGTCATGTTCGCGGCCGCTTCCTACGGTCTGCGCGCGGGGCTGTTTGGCGGACTGGTGTCGAGCCTGGCCTATAATTTCTTCTTCCTGCCACCGACTGGAACGCTGACCGTCAGCAACCCAGAAAACGTCATTTCCATCCTGGTCCTGCTGGGCGTTGCGATCGTGACCGCGCAGTTCGCCGCGGGCGTGCGTGCGCAGGCCGATCTGGCGGGGGAGAGCGCGCGGCAGAATGCAGCGCTGGCCGGCTTTTCCCGGCACCTGACTGTTGCGGCGAGCGAAGAAGAACTGATGCAGGGCGTTTGCGCGGAAGTCGCAAGGCTTTTGAATGTGCGCACGGTGCTGCTGACCCCGTCCGCCGTGGGACCGACGCTCCGCGCCGCTTTTCCGCCGGAGGACCGGATGGAGCAGATCGAGAAAGCGGCGGCGCAATGGGCGATGGACAATGTTCAGCCGGCCGGCCGCGGATCATCCACGCTCACCGCATCCGATTGGCTGTTCCATCCGCTCCATACCCAGCGCGGCGTGCTGGGCGTGCTGGGAATCGCGCGCGACGATGCGGGACTGGCGCTACGTCCCGACCAGATGCCATTGCTCATCAGCCTGCTCGACCAGGCCGCGATTGCGCTGGATCGCATGGCGCTGGAAGAACAGATGCTGGACGTGCGCCATGTGCGCGAGCGCGATCGGCTGCGCGCGGCGTTGCTGTCTTCGGTCAGTCATGACCTGCGCACCCCGCTGACCACCATATTGTCGGCCGCACAGGAATTACGTCGGGATCATCCTCTGCCGCTGGTCGATCTGATCGAGGGGGAGGCGCAGCGGCTCAACCGCTTCGTCGCCAATCTGCTGGACATGGCGCGGGTGGAGGCCGGGGCGCTGCCCATGCGAATAGAGGCCACCGACCTGTTCGACGCCGTCGCCAGCGCGGTGCAGGACACGCGCCAATCGCTCGCCGGACGCGAGGTGAAGGTCGATATTCCGCCCGACATTCCGCTGGTGCGGGTCGATCCGGTGCTGCTGCATCATATCCTCCTCAACCTGCTCGACAATGCCGGGCGCTATGGCGATTCCGGCACCCCCGTCACCATCCGGGGGCTGCGCACCGCCGACGCGCTGCTGCTGTCGGTCATTGATCAGGGACCGGGCATCCCGCCGGGCGCGGAAGACCGATTGTTCGACAGTTTCACCCGCATCGAGGGGACCGACCGCGACAAGCATGGCACAGGGCTGGGCCTCGCCATCGTCAAGGGGTTCGCCGAAGCGATGAGCTTGACCGTGCGGGCGACCAATGTCGATGATCCGTCCGGCGCCTGCTTCACGCTGAATATCCCCGACGCTTGCATCATCAAAGACCCGCCATCGGACGACCAACCATGA